The window TTGGCATAAAAGGCATAATAGGAAGCAAAAGTATATTTCACGGTTTCAAAAACCGCTTTACTTTTTACGAGCGGCAAGGATATTATGTGAATGGCGAAAAAACAAGGGGCAATGGCGGAAACAAAATAAATATAACGTTCACCCATATACTTAAACATAAAAAAGGCCCCTCCCGGGGCCTTAACAAAACAACTATAATAAAACTATGAAAACTACTGTGCTAAATAACCGCCGTCTACAGCATAATAAGATCCCGAAACAAACGATGCTTTGGGAGAGCTTAACCATAGAACAAGCTCTGCCACCTCTTCAGACCGGCCAAGCCTGCCTATAGGGTGTTTACCTACTAAAAAGTTCATCACATCTTCAGTAAGATTATTCTCAAGTAATGGGGTAACTATAAAACCGGGGCCAACTGCGTTAACCCTTATGTTTTGTGATGAATACTCCAGAGCAGCATTTTTAGATAAACCAACCACTGCGTGTTTGGCAGCTACGTAGGCGCTGCTGCCTGCAAAACCTACTTGCCCTAATATTGAAGCGATGTTTACAATAGCACCCTCTCCTGCCTTTATCATAGCCGGGAGCTGGTAGCGCATACCGTAAAACACGCCGTTAAGATTTACATTTATTACTTTTTGCCACCCGTCAAGCGGATACTCGCCGGTGGGGGCTGATGGACCGCCAATGCCCGCATTGTTGCAAGCTATATGAAGTGCCCCGAATGTTTTAATGGTGAAATTTACTAAGGCTTCGTTATCAGCTGCACTGCTTGTATCGGCCTTAAAAAAAGCTGCTTTGCCGCCTTTGTCTAGTATGGCAGTAACGGTTTCGTTACCTCCGGCTTCGTTAATATCTGATACCACAACAGAGGCACCTTCGGCTGCATACTTATATGCTACCTCACGCCCAATTCCGGAACCGGCTCCGGTAACTATAGCCACTTTGTTTTGTAAGAGCATCACTACACCGTTTTTTTTAGAACTCCTTGTGTGTTGTAGGCAATAAAAAATCCTACCTTATAGCAATACAAAGTTACAACATCAATCAAGGGGTGGTATTGTCCACATTACGGTAGTTATTGTCAAAATTTCGGTTTTGTCTTACGCCTCTCTGTACTTAGAGGGTGAAACCGCCGTCTGCTTTTTGAAAAACTTGTTAAATGCCGCCGCATCAGAAAAATGGAGACCGTAGGCCACTTGTGCAACTGTATTTTGTGTGCTTTTCAGCATCACTTTAGCCTCCAGTATCACAGCGTCATCAATCAGTTCGCTGGCATTTTTCCCTTCTACTTCTTTCAACAGTTCGCTAAGGTATTTCGGCGTAATGGATAAGGCATCCGCATAAAACTGCACACTGCGTTGCTCTTTAAAATGCTGCATCAATAAATCATGGAAACGCCTTGCAAGCTCCTCTTTACGTGACAATGTTTTAGTAAGCACCGCATACTTTTGGCGGTATATGGCATTAATCTCGTACAGCAATGCCATAAGTATATGGCGGCTTATTTCGCTGCGGTGCACATTCTCTGTTTGGGCTGCCCGCTGACGCAATAAACCAAAATATTCCATCAGCAAGTTGGCATCTGCCTCGTCAAACTGCACCACCGGAAAAGCACTGTCATCAAAAAAATCAAACGTTTCTAAAATACGGCTATCGGGTAGCGTACTAAAGAAACTGCGGTTAAACACTATCAGCACCCCTTTGTAATCCTTAATCTCCAACATGTGGGCAATTTGGTGGGGCTTAAACACCGCAAAACAGTTTTTGGTTAAGGTATATTCGTGAAGATTAATAGTGCTGGTATATTGCCCTTCGAGGCACAGGGCAATAGCATAAAACTCAAGTCTGCCGGGGGTTTCGCGTAAATAAGGATAGATATCATCGGTAACAAAAAACTCATCACCCGCCAAGGTGCCGTTATTTTCAGCAGCCACAAAATGGCTTATATCAACTTTCCTTATTTCATTACCGCTCATCTGCAATAAGTAAAAATAGTGATTTTGTTTGAGAATACGAAACACCGCAGCCTGTTATCAACAAATTGCTTTTTAACAATGTAAATGCCCGAACTTTGCACGTTATGTTACTGCGCCGCCTGCAACTGTTAAATTTTAAGAACCACGAAGAGTTGGTGCTTGATTTTGACCGTATTAATTGCATTACGGGGCCTAACGGCGCGGGCAAAACCAATATTTTGGATGCCATTTATTACCTGTCGCTTTGTAAAAGTTATTTTAACAGCAGCGATAGCCAGAGCATCCGCCAGCAGGAAAGTTTCTTTTTGTGTGCCGGAAATTATGAGCTGGATGGCAAGCCGTTTAGTGTGCAATTAGGGCTAAAACGCAATACCCGAAAAAGCTTAAAGAAAGACGGAATTGAGTATGAACGGCTGGCGCAACACGTGGGGACAGTTCCACTAATAATCATAACTCCGTTTGATATACAGTTGGTGTATGAAAGCAGCGAGGAACGGAGACGGTTTACGGACACCCTGTTGGTGCAAACCGATGCTGCGTATTTGGATGCTTTGCAACAGTATAACCGTTTGCTTGACCAACGAAACCGCCAATTAAAACTATTTGCCGAGCGCAATACGTTTGATGCGCTATTGCTGGACACTTATAATAGGCAATTGGCTCCTTATGCAGAGTTGGTGTACAAAAAGCGGATAGCGTTTTTTGAGGAGTTTTTGCCCTTGTTTGCCCAAAAATATACGCTAATTAGCGGCGGAGCCGAGAAAGCGGGCATTGAGTACGAAAGCCCTATGCACGAGGGTAATTTTTTAGATTTGATGGAAGGCAATCTGCGCCGCGATTTAGCGTTGGAGCGCACCACTGCCGGGCCGCACAAAGACGATTTGAAGTTTACGCTGGATGGTGAACCTGTGAAAAGGTATGCATCACAGGGGCAAACCAAATCGTTTGTAATTGCCCTGAAACTGGCGCAATACGATTATTTAAAAAACACTACGGGCAAACTGCCTTTGCTGTTGTTGGATGATATTTTTGAGAAACTTGATGCTACCCGCGCTGCACAATTGATGCAAATGGTAGCCGGCGAAGGGTTTGGACAATTGTTTATTACAGATACCCACCCGCAAAGGGTGCGAGATGTTTTTGAGGCAATGGGCATCAGCCCGAATTATTTTGAATTATCTGCACCACAAACGGCGCAAGCAACCTATTAACTATTATGGGCACAAATGAAAAACCTTTGAAAGCTGTGATTGAAAGTATGCTTGAAGCTTACCAGCTTAAAGCAAAAATCAACGAGGTGCGTATAATAAACGAGTGGGCAAATGCTGTAGGCCCCATGATTTCACAAAAAACTGAAAAGTTGTATGTGAGAAGGGGAAAGCTGTATGTTTACCTTAGCTCATCGGTTATTAAAAACGAATTGGTATTTGCCCGTACCGAAATTATCAAACGGCTGAATGATGCGGTGGGCGAGCAAGTGATAGAGGAGCTTGTGGTAAAATAGCCCGCTACTTATACTTCTGCTTCAGGTGGTTTACGTTTTTAATAGCTGTATCTAAATTTTGCAACGCTTGCAAAGCCTCGTTAGACATGTTACGGTTCATTGTTAATTGCAGACCGCAACTGGCGCATTGTATGCCTGTGCGGTACAAAATATCCTCAATACTCATATTTATAAAAAAACCACACTCAGGGCAGGCCAGGCCGGGTTTGTGTTCTTGCGAAGGTTTGTTAGTATCCATTATTTTTTACAATTGTTTGGGTCGGGGGTTGGGTCGGGTTCAATCAACTTTGTTGTGCTATTGCTGCTATCCGTCACAACATTCAATAAATTACTTATACCGGCAGGCACATCGGCCTGCCTCATATTAACGGTTAATCGCATATTGGCAATTAAGCTTGGCGCCAGTGTGTTTACGTTGGTTTCAGAAACCAACGGGGTGTAGGTAGCCTTTACAGTAGGAATAACCATTTTATTCTTTTTACCTGTTACGGCAGCACGCATCAAATCACCATCCGTATCTGTCACAGCCGTTGAATCATAAACGCCGGTTATGCGGATATCAAAATTGTATTTGGCATCGCTCACCTGCAAAATGGGCATCGGTATCAATGATAGCTTGGGAAGCGTTACAGACACCATCCTTTCGATGGTTGTTTCTTCGCCATCCACAATTGCCACTTGCTTGTACGAGTACCAAAAGGTAATCATCTTTAGCTTTCCCAAATGCGAGTTAGCATCGTCACCGCCGCCTAAATCGGAAGTTTTGCTGGCCAGTTTTTCTTCAAATCCGTACTCCTCAATAAACTCAACAAATGCTTGGGCAGCATATATGTCTGCCTTAACGGTAGCAACCATCGGCGCAGCAATAAGGTATTGCAGGTCGGATATCTGATTGGTAATAACTTCGTTTGAGGCCATAGGCATTAAGAAGTAGAGGGTAATAATATGGTATACTCAGGATTATTAGGGTCGGTAGCCCATTTGTAATTCCTTATTTCCACCTTAATTTTCAATGAACTTATAACATCAGAGCCTATATCCTCCAACTCACCTGCGCTTACAAACATCCGCATACCGGGCCTTTGGTGTTTCAGTCCGGCAACCTCAACAGGTACCGAAACTTTCACCAGTATGCTGTATATTGGGTTACGCAACAACCCGTCAAGTCTTTTCCGCGCACTCTTCTCCTGCCCGAAAATAAAATCAAGCTGCTCTTGGTTATAAATTTCCTGCTCAATCACATTCATTACCTTTTGCAGGGCTGTTTTGGCATCAAACGCCAAATTGTTCAACAACACCTTTTCATTGTCAAGCAGGCATTTCAATATTTTTTGGGTAAGAAACTTGGTGAAATGTTCACTCATTAAGTTTCGCTGTATGGTGTTCAGCTTACCCGTTACCTCAGGTTCGGTGAGGTTGGCCGCCGCATTAAAAAACGACGAGAAAATTTCTTTGATACGGTCAACAATCGGCAGCACATAAGGCAAAAGTACTTTAGCATTGTATTGCGGGGTTTTAGTCCCCGTTCCGTCTTCGCCATCATCCGTATAAGTGTTGTCAACCGCCATTTTAAGCGTTAATTCCAATTCGGATAAAAGCGCGTTTGGCACAGGAAACTCCTTCAGCAAGGTGTCGTCTTTATACTCAGGTGCCAGCACCTCTGCCGAGTATTTGTTCGAAGCATCTTGCGCCTGGGCAACATCAACAAGCACTGCTTCTAATATTTGCTCAAGGGTTAGCGAAGGGGTTTGCTTTATTGCCATTTGACTATTGGTATTATTTGAAAAGAGGGTGCCGCCTTACGGCAGCACCCTTATATAATTGGTAGTGGTTAGTTTATGCGGGCGATATTGTAACTGAGAAAGTAGAGTTTACAGTGTCTTTGCCGCCTGTTACAGGGTTGGGCACATCAGTAGCAGTAAACGGTATTAATACAGTTACGCCATTTGCCAAATCAGTAGCAGCGGTGGTTACGCTTAATGTAAAGGCTGCAAAACCATTGGCGCTGGTTACTGCATTTGCAGGATTAACGGTAATTACACCACCCGTGCCAAATGAAGTTGTTGCCGTTACAGGAGCTACGGTAACGCCCGGTACTACTAAGCCCATGCTGTCTTTTAGTTGCAACGTTACATCGGCTGTGCTCGTGGTGTCGTTTTTAAGCAGTACTATAAACGGCGATGGTTCCATTACACCGTTGGTAGGAGCTTCGTTAATGCTTGAGTTGAGTATGTTTAGTACTGAGGCTAAACCCGCAGGCATGGCCGATTGGCTGGCACCCACGTGAATGTTCATGGTGTATTCAACCGAATATTTTGATTCTTGCGTAGCCTTTGAATCTTTTTTACTTGAGTAGTTGGCTTTAAAATTAGCTTCTACTGAAAACGGCCCCCAGCCTACTCTGGCTTTAGCACTCGCTTCGCCGCTGGTTGCAGTACTTTCGGTATTTTCAACTACGCTCGAAGAAGACGCCGAAATATTGGCCGTAAAGTCAATAGTCATTGCATCAATCGAAATGTAAGGAATGGGCACAATAGCCAGCAAGGGCACAATAAGGTTAACCATTTGGCCGCCCTTTTGGTACTGAAATACAACACTGATGGCCTTACGGTCGCCTTCGGGACCCGTTAAACCAACGTTGTTAATAAATTCCCAAGTAGTGATAGCTGCTTGTGATTGTGCCTGAATAGCAGCCTGCAAAGGGCCGCCGATGAGTGAGGAAAAAGGGATAGCCTGCAATGCATTGGTGGCTACCGTTGATGGGGTGGTGTCAATTGCCATAGTTGTAATGGGTTTAATTTTTTATGAAATTGATAATGTGTAATTGGGGTTTCTTTAACAATTACTTAT of the Bacteroidota bacterium genome contains:
- a CDS encoding glucose 1-dehydrogenase, whose amino-acid sequence is MLLQNKVAIVTGAGSGIGREVAYKYAAEGASVVVSDINEAGGNETVTAILDKGGKAAFFKADTSSAADNEALVNFTIKTFGALHIACNNAGIGGPSAPTGEYPLDGWQKVINVNLNGVFYGMRYQLPAMIKAGEGAIVNIASILGQVGFAGSSAYVAAKHAVVGLSKNAALEYSSQNIRVNAVGPGFIVTPLLENNLTEDVMNFLVGKHPIGRLGRSEEVAELVLWLSSPKASFVSGSYYAVDGGYLAQ
- a CDS encoding helix-turn-helix domain-containing protein produces the protein MSGNEIRKVDISHFVAAENNGTLAGDEFFVTDDIYPYLRETPGRLEFYAIALCLEGQYTSTINLHEYTLTKNCFAVFKPHQIAHMLEIKDYKGVLIVFNRSFFSTLPDSRILETFDFFDDSAFPVVQFDEADANLLMEYFGLLRQRAAQTENVHRSEISRHILMALLYEINAIYRQKYAVLTKTLSRKEELARRFHDLLMQHFKEQRSVQFYADALSITPKYLSELLKEVEGKNASELIDDAVILEAKVMLKSTQNTVAQVAYGLHFSDAAAFNKFFKKQTAVSPSKYREA
- a CDS encoding DNA replication/repair protein RecF; translation: MLLRRLQLLNFKNHEELVLDFDRINCITGPNGAGKTNILDAIYYLSLCKSYFNSSDSQSIRQQESFFLCAGNYELDGKPFSVQLGLKRNTRKSLKKDGIEYERLAQHVGTVPLIIITPFDIQLVYESSEERRRFTDTLLVQTDAAYLDALQQYNRLLDQRNRQLKLFAERNTFDALLLDTYNRQLAPYAELVYKKRIAFFEEFLPLFAQKYTLISGGAEKAGIEYESPMHEGNFLDLMEGNLRRDLALERTTAGPHKDDLKFTLDGEPVKRYASQGQTKSFVIALKLAQYDYLKNTTGKLPLLLLDDIFEKLDATRAAQLMQMVAGEGFGQLFITDTHPQRVRDVFEAMGISPNYFELSAPQTAQATY
- a CDS encoding DUF721 domain-containing protein, producing the protein MGTNEKPLKAVIESMLEAYQLKAKINEVRIINEWANAVGPMISQKTEKLYVRRGKLYVYLSSSVIKNELVFARTEIIKRLNDAVGEQVIEELVVK
- a CDS encoding DUF2589 domain-containing protein, giving the protein MPMASNEVITNQISDLQYLIAAPMVATVKADIYAAQAFVEFIEEYGFEEKLASKTSDLGGGDDANSHLGKLKMITFWYSYKQVAIVDGEETTIERMVSVTLPKLSLIPMPILQVSDAKYNFDIRITGVYDSTAVTDTDGDLMRAAVTGKKNKMVIPTVKATYTPLVSETNVNTLAPSLIANMRLTVNMRQADVPAGISNLLNVVTDSSNSTTKLIEPDPTPDPNNCKK
- a CDS encoding DUF2589 domain-containing protein; translated protein: MAIDTTPSTVATNALQAIPFSSLIGGPLQAAIQAQSQAAITTWEFINNVGLTGPEGDRKAISVVFQYQKGGQMVNLIVPLLAIVPIPYISIDAMTIDFTANISASSSSVVENTESTATSGEASAKARVGWGPFSVEANFKANYSSKKDSKATQESKYSVEYTMNIHVGASQSAMPAGLASVLNILNSSINEAPTNGVMEPSPFIVLLKNDTTSTADVTLQLKDSMGLVVPGVTVAPVTATTSFGTGGVITVNPANAVTSANGFAAFTLSVTTAATDLANGVTVLIPFTATDVPNPVTGGKDTVNSTFSVTISPA